The Apium graveolens cultivar Ventura chromosome 11, ASM990537v1, whole genome shotgun sequence genome has a window encoding:
- the LOC141697072 gene encoding glutathione S-transferase DHAR2-like — translation MAVEICVKAAVGAPHVLGDCPFSQRALLTLEEKDVSYTMHLIDLSNKPQWLLDANPEGKVPVIKFGEDGKWIADSDVIVGLLEERYRVPSLAVPPQFSSVGSNIFSTFVKFLKSKDASDGSEQALVDELKVFDEHLKAHGPYVNGENICAVDLSLAPKLYHMEVALGHFKSWTTPETFTNLLNYMKLLFSRKSFEKTKATKEHIIAGWAPKVNA, via the exons ATGGCTGTAGAGATTTGTGTTAAAGCTGCCGTGGGTGCTCCTCATGTTCTTGGAGACT GTCCATTTAGCCAAAGAGCACTTCTTACTTTGGAAGAGAAAGATGTTTCTTACACGATGCATCTTATTGATCTTAGTAACAAACCCCAATG GCTATTGGATGCTAACCCAGAAGGGAAAGTGCCTGTGATTAAATTTGGTGAAGATGGGAAATGGATAGCTGACTCTGATGTTATTGTTGGCCTTCTTGAAGAAAGATACCGTGTCCCTTCCCTTGCTGTTCCTCCTCAGTTTTCTTCCGT GGGGTCAAACATATTCTCTACATTCGTTAAGTTCTTAAAGAGTAAAGATGCCAGTGATGGGTCAGAGCAGGCTTTGGTTGATGAATTGAAGGTGTTTGATGAACACCTTAAGGCACAT ggACCATATGTTAACGGGGAAAACATCTGTGCTGTTGATCTGAGTTTGGCACCGAAGCTTTACCACATGGAGGTGGCTCTTGGTCATTTTAAGAGCTGGACTACTCCTGAAACCTTCACTAATTTGCTCAACTACATGAAG TTGCTCTTCTCTAGAAAGTCTTTTGAGAAGACCAAGGCTACAAAGGAACATATCATCGCCGGATGGGCACCTAAGGTTAATGCATGA